A genomic segment from Luteolibacter ambystomatis encodes:
- a CDS encoding beta strand repeat-containing protein gives MTPRLPSSLSLFAPAAIAFSLGFPTPSAHATITPTGNTYIAPNYTSTWIGYTGNGTLRVDGDSDYVTNALSVGQSAGVTATVTVSGVGSTLTTNQSVFIASSGTANLILQSGAVMTSNGLPTSPTFYGVTVGSSSGGKGTVSVDGDGTKWIIPNMSLSVGSTNGTGSVTVNHGGLISSSGLGVSPGSTLLITGTDPVTHAASTVNTGSFLVDSTVTGGATVSAGGILNSNGVSTIGSFLGRTGTMTVTGQGSQWNAVGLLNLGSSSGTGSLTVADGALVSVSNTGSASGTGNGLLTLGGSPQSSNPGTPASTGNLYIGNGGAAGRLNLAEINGYYSTSTNPPTVPAVSTITFNHNESGYEFKNSSGTGILISGSTKVVNQAGTTIFTAANTYRGGTEITGGKLIVNNTTGLGTGSGAVTVSGGGQLGGHGTVGAVVVGNGGSTYPGDPQILTAASIQYQAGSTAQFAIETGVGGTPTAGVDYDRIAISGGTAGVLGIDSGATLQINLTSDALSYLQDQATQAMPANYFLFTLGNGTSTGNFGQLTITEGGNTYTQSIVGGEANFADLGLAFRVGYTGDATTNSLAGGHDVTFSVVAVPEPAAAALLLCAGMGGLMVRRRAMR, from the coding sequence ATGACTCCCAGACTGCCGTCCTCCCTTTCCCTGTTCGCACCCGCCGCGATCGCCTTCTCGCTGGGCTTTCCGACGCCGTCGGCCCATGCGACCATCACACCCACCGGAAACACCTACATCGCTCCGAACTACACCTCGACGTGGATCGGCTACACTGGCAATGGCACTCTCAGGGTCGATGGGGACAGCGACTATGTCACGAATGCCCTCAGCGTCGGCCAGAGTGCGGGTGTGACTGCCACGGTGACGGTGAGCGGAGTGGGTTCGACCCTGACCACCAACCAGAGCGTTTTCATCGCCTCATCCGGCACGGCGAATCTGATTCTCCAATCGGGGGCGGTGATGACCAGCAACGGACTGCCGACCTCTCCGACGTTCTATGGCGTGACCGTTGGTTCCTCTTCGGGTGGCAAAGGGACGGTTTCCGTGGATGGAGATGGCACGAAATGGATCATTCCGAACATGAGCCTTTCCGTGGGCAGCACCAATGGAACGGGCTCCGTCACCGTGAACCACGGCGGCCTGATCAGTTCGAGCGGGCTTGGCGTGTCGCCCGGCAGCACCCTGCTTATCACGGGGACGGATCCAGTGACGCATGCGGCCTCGACAGTGAATACCGGAAGTTTCCTCGTGGACAGCACCGTGACAGGTGGAGCGACGGTCAGCGCGGGGGGCATTCTCAATTCCAACGGGGTCAGTACGATCGGCAGCTTCCTGGGCCGCACCGGAACGATGACCGTGACGGGCCAAGGCTCGCAATGGAATGCCGTCGGCTTGCTCAACCTGGGGTCGTCAAGCGGGACGGGCTCTCTCACCGTGGCCGATGGCGCGCTGGTGAGTGTGTCCAACACCGGCTCGGCGAGCGGCACCGGCAACGGTCTCCTGACTCTGGGAGGATCGCCGCAGAGCTCGAATCCCGGAACCCCTGCCAGCACCGGCAATCTCTACATCGGCAACGGCGGAGCGGCGGGCCGCCTGAACTTGGCGGAGATCAATGGCTACTATTCCACTAGTACCAATCCGCCCACGGTGCCGGCGGTCTCGACGATCACCTTCAACCACAACGAAAGCGGATACGAGTTCAAGAACAGCAGCGGCACCGGCATCCTGATCTCCGGCAGCACCAAGGTGGTGAACCAGGCGGGCACCACGATCTTCACCGCGGCGAACACCTATCGCGGCGGCACCGAGATCACCGGGGGCAAACTGATCGTGAACAATACCACCGGACTCGGCACCGGTTCGGGTGCCGTCACCGTGAGCGGTGGCGGCCAGCTCGGCGGGCACGGCACGGTGGGGGCGGTGGTGGTCGGCAACGGTGGCTCCACGTATCCGGGTGATCCGCAGATCCTGACCGCGGCCAGCATCCAGTATCAGGCCGGATCGACGGCGCAGTTCGCGATCGAAACGGGAGTGGGTGGGACCCCGACCGCAGGCGTGGACTATGACCGCATCGCGATCAGCGGTGGCACGGCAGGTGTGCTGGGCATCGATTCCGGCGCGACCTTGCAGATCAACCTGACCTCGGATGCCCTGTCCTACTTGCAGGACCAGGCGACCCAGGCCATGCCCGCGAACTATTTCCTCTTCACGCTGGGCAATGGCACTTCGACCGGAAACTTCGGGCAGCTCACGATCACCGAAGGCGGGAATACCTACACCCAGTCGATCGTGGGCGGAGAGGCCAACTTCGCGGATCTCGGGCTGGCATTCCGCGTCGGCTACACGGGAGATGCGACGACCAACTCGCTTGCCGGAGGTCATGATGTGACCTTTTCCGTGGTAGCCGTTCCCGAGCCTGCCGCGGCGGCGCTGCTGCTTTGCGCGGGGATGGGTGGCTTGATGGTCAGGCGCCGGGCGATGCGCTAG
- a CDS encoding LuxR C-terminal-related transcriptional regulator, producing MESSAPRLIRVMILEDQGMIRTFFERWLATLPAYILVASVRSGEEALALVESARADVVLVDYQLPGMDGLEFVRAARQIRPQLRALVVSSLVDVLVLARIREAAVEGYVEKDATPEQLAEALDAVANGQSYFSSAFRETLKQEGAKAESVGKILSRREQQVLRLLLERNSNREIADKMGLSARTIEFHRANLMTKLDAKNYTELVTAAALRGWTV from the coding sequence ATGGAATCCTCCGCTCCCCGCCTCATCCGCGTGATGATCCTGGAAGACCAGGGCATGATCCGTACGTTCTTCGAACGCTGGCTGGCCACTCTTCCCGCCTACATCCTCGTTGCTTCCGTCCGCTCGGGAGAAGAAGCCCTCGCCCTGGTGGAATCGGCACGGGCGGATGTGGTGCTGGTGGACTACCAGCTTCCCGGCATGGATGGCTTGGAGTTCGTCCGAGCCGCGCGCCAGATCCGCCCGCAGCTGCGGGCACTGGTGGTATCCTCTCTCGTCGATGTGCTCGTGCTCGCACGCATCCGCGAAGCGGCGGTGGAAGGCTACGTCGAGAAGGACGCGACGCCGGAACAACTGGCGGAGGCACTTGATGCGGTGGCGAACGGGCAAAGCTATTTTTCCTCCGCCTTCCGCGAAACGCTCAAGCAGGAAGGCGCCAAGGCCGAAAGCGTCGGCAAGATTCTGTCACGCCGCGAGCAGCAGGTGCTGCGGCTTCTCCTGGAACGCAACAGCAACCGCGAGATCGCCGACAAGATGGGATTGAGCGCCCGTACCATCGAATTCCACCGCGCCAACCTGATGACCAAGCTCGATGCGAAAAACTACACCGAGCTGGTCACCGCCGCCGCGCTGCGAGGCTGGACTGTGTAA
- a CDS encoding sensor histidine kinase — translation MITRRIPLRLAVMAVPCLVAAGLVWLLLIFAGERTGMTMLPDTAGSMAEYHFDPGGRLDVEQVKYLPREEWRPMSSRGFAQTNRKDEILWLKVTLANPTPNTQHGVLENGDYFADRMDGWIATDQGDTHLLSGEGVPAAEKSIPGREMAVPVSVPARSRAVIHLRFQNYYGAFARPVWWPDAASFHLNRMRSGLAEGIYLGGLLALLGYNALLWLRLRQKDIGWYASYLATLAAFMFLARAQLPALGFALGSPWLEKVLTFVMITSAVCLTRFAIEFLDLRAGFPRMNKAFRRWCGILALLAVSSLTIPSWPAWPWLRTSTLVVAITHVGLVVAVVASWRAGVRQARYLLLSFGCLFAGSLPMIAVWFFETTLRDVAMRGLMIGSALEMLLLSLAVADRFARAQRQLLEETEQRRAIEEAYADELEEEVRERTRELQAANADKDRMLAVIGHDLRGPLTGLMRSADGMPGEFSHGVTRTSRALLLMIEDLVLWARLKAGKPAISHQTADEILLPAAALHHSLADHAGIHLTVDVAEDLQVSADLVLAQTLIRNLLANALKFARTRVILRAAAVADGVRFTVVNDGPPLSPEVAARLLTGENEPMTATGGMGLNLCREICAVLDVKLTARSDSGTGTEFGFTLPAPHPNA, via the coding sequence ATGATCACCCGTCGCATTCCCCTCCGGCTCGCCGTCATGGCAGTGCCGTGTCTGGTGGCGGCGGGACTCGTCTGGCTGCTCCTGATCTTCGCAGGAGAGCGGACAGGCATGACGATGCTGCCGGACACCGCAGGCTCCATGGCTGAGTATCATTTCGACCCGGGCGGACGACTGGACGTCGAGCAGGTGAAATACCTGCCTCGGGAGGAATGGCGCCCGATGTCTTCCCGCGGATTCGCCCAGACCAACCGTAAGGATGAAATCCTCTGGTTGAAGGTCACGCTGGCCAATCCCACCCCGAACACCCAACACGGAGTCCTGGAGAATGGCGACTACTTCGCCGACCGTATGGACGGGTGGATCGCCACGGATCAAGGAGACACCCATTTGCTCTCGGGAGAAGGCGTGCCGGCGGCGGAGAAAAGCATTCCCGGACGCGAAATGGCGGTGCCTGTCAGCGTGCCCGCACGAAGTCGCGCGGTGATCCACCTGCGCTTCCAGAACTACTACGGAGCCTTTGCCCGGCCCGTGTGGTGGCCGGATGCCGCCAGTTTCCACCTCAACCGGATGCGCTCCGGACTGGCGGAAGGCATCTACCTCGGCGGCCTGCTCGCCCTGCTCGGCTACAATGCCCTGCTGTGGCTGCGCCTGCGCCAGAAGGACATCGGCTGGTATGCGAGCTATCTCGCCACACTGGCGGCATTCATGTTCCTTGCCCGCGCGCAGTTGCCCGCCCTTGGATTCGCCCTCGGTTCTCCATGGTTGGAAAAGGTGCTCACCTTCGTGATGATCACGAGCGCGGTCTGCCTCACCCGCTTTGCGATCGAGTTCCTGGATCTCCGCGCGGGATTTCCCAGGATGAACAAGGCCTTCCGCCGCTGGTGCGGAATTCTGGCCTTGCTCGCAGTGAGCTCGCTGACCATTCCATCGTGGCCCGCATGGCCGTGGCTCAGAACTTCCACCTTGGTCGTCGCCATCACGCATGTCGGATTGGTCGTGGCGGTGGTCGCTTCGTGGCGGGCCGGTGTGCGGCAGGCCCGTTACCTTCTGCTGTCATTCGGCTGCCTGTTCGCGGGTTCGCTGCCGATGATCGCCGTCTGGTTTTTCGAAACCACGCTGCGGGACGTTGCCATGCGCGGGCTGATGATCGGCTCCGCCTTGGAAATGCTGCTGCTGTCGCTGGCGGTGGCCGATCGTTTCGCACGGGCACAACGCCAGTTGCTCGAAGAAACCGAGCAGCGTCGCGCGATTGAAGAAGCCTATGCCGACGAACTCGAAGAGGAAGTCCGCGAACGCACCCGCGAACTCCAGGCCGCCAATGCCGACAAGGACCGGATGCTAGCGGTCATCGGCCACGACCTCCGCGGCCCGTTGACCGGCCTGATGCGCTCCGCCGATGGGATGCCCGGCGAGTTCTCCCACGGCGTGACCCGCACCAGCCGCGCGTTGCTGCTCATGATCGAGGACCTCGTGCTGTGGGCCCGACTGAAAGCAGGCAAACCCGCCATCTCCCACCAGACCGCGGACGAGATCCTCCTACCCGCCGCCGCCCTCCATCACTCACTGGCGGATCACGCCGGAATCCATCTCACGGTGGACGTGGCGGAAGACCTGCAAGTGTCGGCCGATCTGGTACTCGCGCAAACCCTGATCCGCAATCTCCTCGCCAATGCCCTGAAGTTCGCCCGCACCCGCGTGATCCTGCGCGCGGCCGCTGTTGCGGATGGCGTGCGCTTCACCGTCGTCAACGACGGCCCTCCCCTGTCCCCCGAAGTAGCCGCCCGCCTGCTGACAGGTGAAAACGAACCGATGACCGCCACCGGCGGCATGGGCCTCAATCTCTGCCGGGAAATCTGCGCGGTTCTCGATGTGAAACTGACCGCCCGTTCCGACTCGGGAACCGGTACCGAATTCGGATTCACCCTACCCGCCCCCCACCCGAACGCATGA
- a CDS encoding M60 family metallopeptidase, whose amino-acid sequence MSISSRVTAVVVLMASVQVLRADIAADYGSITSTSAGLAVSGWGSPGSVARHGKAAFPILMDSGGMAMMAAGRYNDSYVSTAARAVAFSHNGPLNGGGDSMPALLEGAVKWASRKTTPSTITVGCGSGITASFWTSRGYLTKTVTTTMSSSTNDLSGVDVFIFDWHSGYSAAAVTKIQTFTAGGGGIVCGATPWALGATPTTDAFNVLTPFGLTYSGSGWNGPSPATVPSSSPSPYYSALNGSGDLVKDKEGLITMTLADKVIASASIAQVLAVRTDITALTTDLGTLSDASHYGWIAPTAANPISKASKPVEAMLAQYQSSLFDTMTPAQLFAHPAAADFPGSPSAGSTVSRTVSVNGTTATDFYMNQGYKPTRVETGLYAAPGATITVTIPSGMTAAGLQVHICGNGSEDVTWNQDTFSYFPKLWRRVPLTATATQTGNVFGGLVTILVPAGSSLGTFNVTVDGVLEAPCFTLGTNTDTEWNTGLSTKPAPYGYVKTDKLTLYVPKSQLSAMTNPTAVATHWKTVMDTADEYYGYTPWRKRSEAIATSRYVAAGAAYAGYPIEAGWGTDSAEQLNDARVNGSWGNYHELGHGFQDNFDGAFVIPTHAEADVNLFPGMIFNMVHKHTAWDNNSHPSLDASERLIRRADYFALPAAQQTWQVACEGDPVNDKGEVVYDFYYNISEAFGWTAYKTAFTRLMNYLQNPSGSTDTDLKNLSTSDPNFKRNRFYILFCDATGRNLDTYFQRYGLGKVGAGYEITASVKTLISSRGYPVWSDNQIMTGISNPGTVTLPESSATGTVVHAFSVTDPDPGETHTFVITGGDPNGDFTIDRGTGVLSVRALDYERATSYSLTVTAYGDGIPLSGTRDAITRTFTVNVTNTVEVPVMSAINFEARASMAANTVLGTVSAVPETGRTITGFAIVAGNGSGVFAINSTTGVVTVVTPASLPNPGTAVLTVRVTDSAGQFGYGRVQVFSNTPTVLADQQWKLDETSGTTAANGAGGLTGAYEGTPTLGQAGARANTGNSMAFDGVNDDVKVLPLGVTSNTFTITGWIKRNGSQTPWSGLVYSRASGTNAGSGIMVGDNNDLRYSWGENYWWYYSGLMIPDNQWCFVALVVEPTKATLYLHDGTTLRSAVHTAAQTSTPLDGNFYLGYDPTSSTRRFKGNMDDSRMYVRSLSPAEIQQCYDNIATPLTGSAGTAPTVSLTAPANGASLASPVSTAMTASVTDNFSNIGKVQFYDGASLVGEDATSPYSVTWATSTLGGHALKARVTYDGGATVDSSVNTVTVTGGSLPSGWTGADVGSVAAAGSSSYASGVYTVTGSGADVWGTADAFYYASTTLTGDGEIRARVTSQTNTDAWAKAGVMIRETSAAGSTQAMMQVTPGNGFAYQYRTTTNGASTHVAGPAINAFPNNWVRITRSGSLLTSYVSANGTTWTQVGQATISMTSTVTAGLAVTSHVDGMLSTATFDNVAVTPYPSPWVTADIGTTGLVGRAEFYNNVHTVTGAGPLGGTTDNFRYLYQALSGDGSIIARVSALQNTGTSARVGVMIRDTLANNSRMAALSVNGSGAWQWQRRTTAGGSVTTTSSSSGTAPNIWVRIVRSGNSFTASRSTNGTTWTTISSVTVSMATNCYIGLNVASGTAGTGNTSSFDSITVVP is encoded by the coding sequence ATGAGCATTTCCTCACGCGTGACTGCGGTGGTGGTGCTGATGGCTTCCGTCCAGGTGCTGCGCGCAGATATCGCCGCCGACTATGGAAGCATCACAAGCACATCGGCCGGTTTGGCCGTTTCCGGCTGGGGTTCCCCCGGCAGTGTCGCCCGCCACGGCAAGGCCGCCTTCCCGATCCTGATGGACAGCGGCGGCATGGCTATGATGGCCGCGGGCCGCTACAATGACAGCTATGTGTCCACGGCCGCCCGCGCCGTGGCTTTCTCCCACAATGGTCCGTTGAACGGCGGCGGGGATTCGATGCCTGCCTTGCTGGAAGGCGCGGTGAAGTGGGCCAGCCGCAAGACCACACCCTCCACCATCACGGTGGGTTGCGGCTCCGGAATCACGGCGTCCTTCTGGACCAGCCGCGGCTACCTGACCAAGACGGTCACCACCACGATGTCGTCGTCCACGAACGATCTTAGCGGCGTGGATGTGTTCATCTTCGACTGGCACTCGGGCTACAGCGCCGCAGCGGTCACGAAGATCCAGACCTTCACCGCGGGAGGTGGTGGCATCGTCTGCGGAGCCACGCCGTGGGCGCTCGGTGCCACGCCGACCACGGACGCCTTCAACGTGCTCACACCCTTCGGCCTGACCTACAGCGGTTCGGGCTGGAATGGCCCCAGTCCCGCTACCGTGCCTTCCTCCTCACCCTCGCCCTACTACAGCGCCCTCAATGGCAGCGGTGATCTGGTGAAGGACAAGGAAGGGCTGATCACGATGACCCTGGCAGACAAGGTGATCGCCTCCGCCTCCATCGCACAGGTGCTGGCGGTGCGGACCGACATCACCGCGCTCACCACCGATCTGGGCACGCTTAGTGATGCCAGCCACTACGGCTGGATCGCGCCGACCGCGGCGAACCCGATCTCGAAAGCATCGAAACCGGTGGAAGCCATGCTCGCGCAGTATCAATCGAGTCTCTTCGATACGATGACGCCCGCGCAATTGTTCGCCCATCCGGCGGCGGCGGATTTCCCGGGCTCGCCTTCGGCGGGTTCGACGGTGAGCCGCACTGTTTCCGTGAATGGCACCACCGCCACCGACTTCTACATGAACCAGGGCTACAAGCCGACGCGTGTGGAAACCGGTCTCTATGCCGCTCCCGGAGCGACCATCACCGTGACCATTCCGTCCGGTATGACGGCGGCGGGACTCCAGGTGCACATCTGCGGCAATGGCAGCGAGGATGTGACCTGGAACCAGGATACCTTCAGCTACTTCCCGAAGCTGTGGCGTCGCGTGCCCTTGACGGCGACCGCTACCCAGACCGGAAATGTCTTCGGTGGTCTGGTGACGATCCTCGTGCCCGCGGGCAGCAGCCTGGGCACCTTCAATGTTACGGTGGATGGAGTACTTGAAGCGCCCTGTTTCACCCTCGGCACCAACACCGATACCGAATGGAATACCGGACTGAGCACCAAGCCCGCGCCTTATGGCTACGTCAAAACCGACAAGCTTACGCTCTACGTTCCAAAATCCCAGCTCTCCGCGATGACCAATCCGACGGCGGTGGCGACCCACTGGAAGACCGTGATGGACACTGCGGACGAGTATTACGGCTACACGCCATGGCGGAAGCGTAGTGAAGCGATCGCGACCTCGCGCTATGTGGCGGCGGGTGCGGCTTATGCCGGGTATCCCATCGAGGCCGGCTGGGGCACCGACAGCGCGGAGCAGTTGAACGATGCGCGGGTCAATGGCTCGTGGGGCAATTACCACGAGCTCGGCCATGGCTTTCAGGACAACTTCGACGGAGCGTTCGTCATTCCCACGCATGCCGAGGCGGATGTGAACCTGTTCCCGGGCATGATCTTCAACATGGTGCATAAGCATACCGCTTGGGACAACAACTCCCACCCTTCGCTTGATGCTTCGGAACGCCTCATCCGCCGTGCGGACTATTTCGCCCTGCCTGCCGCACAGCAGACATGGCAGGTCGCCTGCGAGGGCGATCCGGTGAATGACAAGGGAGAGGTCGTTTACGACTTCTACTACAACATCTCCGAGGCCTTCGGCTGGACCGCCTACAAGACGGCGTTCACACGGCTGATGAACTACCTGCAGAATCCGAGCGGATCGACCGACACCGACCTGAAAAATCTCAGCACCAGTGATCCGAACTTCAAGCGCAACCGGTTCTACATCCTGTTCTGCGATGCCACCGGGCGGAATCTCGACACCTACTTCCAGCGCTATGGCCTCGGCAAGGTGGGTGCGGGTTATGAAATCACCGCATCGGTGAAGACGCTCATCAGTTCGCGAGGCTATCCGGTATGGAGCGACAACCAGATCATGACCGGGATCAGCAACCCGGGCACCGTGACCCTGCCGGAAAGCTCAGCGACGGGCACCGTCGTCCATGCCTTTTCGGTGACCGACCCCGATCCGGGTGAGACTCACACCTTCGTGATCACCGGCGGTGATCCGAACGGGGATTTTACTATCGACCGCGGGACTGGTGTGCTCAGCGTGCGTGCGCTCGACTACGAACGCGCCACTTCGTATTCGCTGACGGTCACCGCCTATGGCGATGGCATCCCGCTCAGCGGCACGCGCGACGCGATCACCCGCACGTTTACGGTGAACGTCACCAACACGGTGGAAGTGCCGGTGATGTCGGCGATCAACTTCGAAGCACGTGCCAGCATGGCCGCGAACACGGTGCTCGGCACGGTCAGCGCCGTCCCGGAAACCGGCCGCACGATCACCGGCTTCGCCATCGTGGCGGGCAATGGCAGCGGCGTATTTGCAATCAACAGCACCACCGGAGTGGTCACCGTGGTCACTCCGGCCTCGTTGCCGAACCCCGGCACTGCGGTGCTGACCGTTCGTGTCACCGACAGTGCGGGTCAATTCGGCTACGGCCGCGTGCAGGTCTTCAGCAACACCCCGACCGTGCTGGCCGACCAGCAGTGGAAACTGGATGAAACCAGTGGCACCACCGCAGCGAATGGCGCGGGTGGTTTGACTGGCGCCTATGAGGGGACGCCCACGCTCGGCCAGGCTGGCGCGCGTGCCAATACCGGGAACAGCATGGCCTTTGATGGCGTCAACGATGATGTGAAGGTCCTGCCGCTCGGCGTGACCAGCAATACCTTCACCATCACCGGCTGGATCAAGCGCAACGGCAGCCAGACCCCGTGGTCCGGGCTGGTGTACAGCAGGGCCAGCGGCACGAATGCGGGTAGCGGCATCATGGTCGGCGACAACAACGACCTGAGATATTCGTGGGGTGAGAACTATTGGTGGTATTATTCCGGATTGATGATTCCGGACAACCAGTGGTGCTTCGTTGCGCTGGTAGTGGAGCCGACCAAGGCCACCCTCTATCTCCATGATGGAACGACGCTGCGCTCGGCCGTTCACACCGCCGCCCAGACGAGCACGCCTCTCGACGGCAACTTCTACCTGGGCTACGACCCGACCAGCAGCACCCGCCGCTTCAAGGGGAATATGGACGACAGCCGCATGTATGTCCGCTCGCTCAGTCCTGCGGAGATCCAGCAGTGCTACGACAACATCGCCACGCCGCTCACGGGTTCCGCCGGGACGGCTCCGACGGTTTCGCTCACGGCTCCGGCCAACGGAGCGAGCCTGGCTTCCCCGGTCAGCACCGCGATGACCGCGAGCGTGACGGACAACTTCAGCAATATTGGCAAAGTCCAGTTTTATGACGGGGCGTCCTTGGTCGGCGAGGATGCGACTTCACCGTACAGCGTGACCTGGGCGACTTCCACGTTGGGTGGTCACGCGTTGAAAGCGCGTGTCACCTACGATGGGGGTGCGACGGTGGATTCGTCGGTCAACACCGTGACGGTCACCGGTGGCTCGCTGCCCTCTGGCTGGACCGGCGCGGATGTGGGCAGCGTGGCGGCCGCGGGCAGCAGCAGCTATGCCAGCGGAGTCTATACCGTCACCGGCAGTGGGGCGGATGTGTGGGGGACGGCGGATGCGTTCTATTATGCGTCCACGACCTTGACCGGTGATGGCGAGATCCGCGCCCGCGTGACCTCGCAGACGAATACCGATGCCTGGGCGAAGGCCGGGGTGATGATCCGTGAAACGTCCGCAGCCGGTTCGACGCAGGCGATGATGCAGGTGACACCGGGCAACGGCTTCGCCTATCAGTACCGCACCACTACCAACGGCGCGAGTACCCACGTGGCGGGACCGGCGATCAACGCCTTCCCGAACAACTGGGTACGCATCACCCGCAGCGGTTCATTGCTGACGTCCTATGTCTCCGCAAACGGCACGACATGGACCCAGGTGGGGCAGGCGACGATCAGCATGACCTCCACGGTGACGGCCGGTCTGGCGGTGACCTCGCATGTCGATGGCATGCTCAGCACGGCGACCTTTGACAATGTGGCGGTGACTCCGTATCCCTCGCCGTGGGTCACGGCGGACATCGGCACCACCGGTTTGGTCGGGCGTGCGGAATTCTACAACAACGTCCACACCGTCACCGGTGCGGGGCCGTTGGGTGGAACGACGGACAACTTCCGCTACCTCTATCAGGCGCTCAGCGGGGACGGCTCCATCATCGCCCGGGTCAGCGCGCTTCAGAACACCGGCACGTCCGCACGTGTCGGAGTGATGATCCGTGACACGCTGGCGAACAACTCACGGATGGCCGCGCTCTCCGTGAATGGCAGTGGTGCCTGGCAGTGGCAGCGCCGTACCACCGCGGGCGGCAGCGTCACGACGACGTCCAGCAGCAGTGGCACGGCTCCGAACATCTGGGTGCGTATCGTACGCAGCGGCAACTCGTTCACCGCGTCCCGGAGCACCAACGGCACTACCTGGACCACGATCAGCAGTGTTACCGTCAGCATGGCGACCAACTGTTACATCGGATTGAACGTGGCCAGCGGTACCGCGGGCACGGGCAATACCTCGTCCTTTGACAGCATCACGGTCGTTCCCTGA
- a CDS encoding phytanoyl-CoA dioxygenase family protein — protein MQLTDSGCELRPTGIDATRLALLREELFQESRAGTRCLLDHPLVREIAIALRHELSATGHLSESAVAIQAIAFDKTAETNWKVAWHQDLMFPFARAVTTAGYDLPRLKDGVDYARPPVPVLERLLAVRLHLDDCDETNGPLRVIPGSHRHGIISTDDVPSHLVQQEAITCLAKEGKALLMRPLLLHASSQATVPKHRRVLHFVYDGGGPMTEEWHRRI, from the coding sequence ATGCAACTCACCGACTCAGGCTGCGAACTCCGCCCCACCGGGATCGATGCCACCCGCCTCGCCCTGCTTCGTGAAGAGCTGTTTCAGGAAAGCCGTGCCGGCACACGTTGCCTGCTTGATCATCCGTTGGTGCGGGAAATCGCGATTGCCCTGCGGCACGAACTTTCCGCGACAGGCCATCTTTCTGAAAGCGCAGTGGCCATCCAGGCAATCGCCTTCGACAAAACCGCGGAAACCAACTGGAAGGTCGCATGGCATCAGGATCTGATGTTTCCCTTCGCCAGAGCCGTCACCACGGCGGGCTACGATCTGCCGCGCCTCAAGGACGGAGTGGACTACGCCCGGCCGCCTGTGCCCGTTCTGGAGCGTCTGCTGGCGGTGCGCCTGCACCTGGATGATTGCGATGAGACGAACGGCCCGCTGAGGGTGATTCCCGGCAGTCATCGCCATGGTATCATTTCGACCGATGACGTCCCCTCTCATCTGGTACAACAGGAGGCCATCACCTGTCTTGCGAAAGAGGGAAAGGCTCTCTTGATGCGGCCCCTCCTTCTCCACGCTTCCTCGCAAGCAACCGTTCCGAAACACCGGCGGGTGCTGCATTTCGTCTATGACGGCGGCGGCCCCATGACGGAGGAATGGCACCGCCGGATCTGA